From a single Prionailurus bengalensis isolate Pbe53 chromosome A1, Fcat_Pben_1.1_paternal_pri, whole genome shotgun sequence genomic region:
- the ICE1 gene encoding little elongation complex subunit 1 isoform X2 — protein MMPGETHSAAPGTAADLSRCQGCASLQQNLNEYVEALITLKQKIINTDNLLTEYQKKCDELQFARRENSTLHHQVEQMLQKISPLQKCQEELGSLKAELEEKKSSLKLYQDTHQEYARVKEECLKTDAQKKKLEAKVKKLEEAAVKQTQDFKQLRTEKKILEKEFRKTQERLDEFSKQKTAKELRHIGTQISSDSYGSIDKRKVKLLLKELWLCINTTHRLPGEGSRCVPEKPAKENPPAPRDSRDAGAPPPAGGGPLRAAAVQTCLTELSMEIEGDFSACKSVGTEGPGAAAHRPERVSPEGRNPEVSLHRSEQDSADFSDRDRFFDEDLQAAVDFFRLPPPLLSPVPSPPLVSLPHLSTLPSSLAPETYFGEYTDSSDDESSQPRNSAASVSEDETSESHYFGSSGRSDGRRDTREEKLTSHEASRTLTALEVNGVTAVGFGTVTAALREPSATRALAHEQPWAVSSEATSDRERGILDEAQRLREGREADKSVQTENTLDDTVGIVCGGTSGRQAQDGAAALWGADVHHPPLGSRPFSDLVESEGKTLLSEMIGSPKPQFTAWTLTNEIPFESDHVSISDHFQGMCRVLGKDRDVRRFILGTSPEPADAGHTVGTTGLGVDARLSSSPTSGASSVCSDSQPCSDAHLPPDSAPTELQRSEQKLRAEAFTLLDLQPEPPECPAGENHLEDSLYALSAELGASHFNNLSGSEVEGTDVGKGRPRVCSLPHSEFIKAAKEAQCRSQGPRTEPSLTRADSTPLVESQCGLTKSGFGFVKSPSWHQSDLLRRGSEERLRAKSEHEHKTDHQLQKAVPALENRGPASRPELARENNPAGLRAAPSLLPNQVSVITKQARPETAHGARSEHWGPQRTEPAFATASGAGRGGEREDPAWNVPGAAATGGTSPQVSASRRKLDFNFPSGSVPVESPHCSTSSKLSFSCEKIPVPNQDVLTGAPAQEAVQEQGLLLRAPSLDSSGLPVDGRLPAMPAPVSRSFPGAGAPCGGSGRSGGGALAVSEDPAGGRQSLRGSLELPSPTPGGASPGDPGTSGTALPSAGLGKDEETRGVPPGALAAAPCCYTGIREAGGGDTEVEESEAPSCSEGESEPEAVTGAAQHGATSASGEGGGALGAGAAESRPSVEVGCLTSALQDFNISTLSEIDGLSTSEVVMFLESCQLRDYSSGDSVSECSSKGTLSKDMSKELKPGEPSGEKYRKQLCEEEALETPEEWLESEEEDGPLRGTRRLSRRSLETLSEVLTKIGQELQASCEGPAGEDAADFVLFNVHDAMTAGPVREHGPPREAGDPSPLPTGSPPPAAGLAGEGGSPGSGPAGNGSALSGPEAASHVTSPNRGGEEGLSEAAEPSALDADSGAGQTAERGAEGEAETTFQCQISTVTSEVINVLINKDQNLVIEKGDHWTIINGVALMPNVDQVILCDTPEDIAVSPEPGGPGAGFISVTAVDKSPETGHPGLAFPEPQGGSLPGAQEEISSSSQSTNFDKSRLRNRPVKPSVRLSSEIYDQNFESQVVASDHTYFNSKLEPFGKNKNRSKVTNKDQSNKPAKTSASSRVEANQSEGSQSFLGERENTKTQRNQTQTILANADTSTPTDCSDTLSKIRQEVGPPLPPLLAPLVATPPRTSRPVSPLIAASTPSSPASPIGPISPLCEIPVPPAMSPLPEEPGCPSPPHTSPSPSTAAAGERILSSPLQFCAATPKHALPVPGRLPPFASAHAAVAGPQENSVKILDSMYPELSARARTLNILKGNIQLARGPPADCKNLAGPVGAITGFKAITSTSTAFVKTGGSSGTDCSQDKSKDTGTHQDSGGKRTLSASTLRSAKRLRLDSGSPEPEPGSTAAEGVHKTLRRSLPQAEGVATEEERSALPTVSTASQLPPNPKETVESHDKAIADALKKIAESSFDLLPVIRSHVYVGNISKKPVMRDQEKEVVHEFSTTKKHLAECLLHSILSELKIQKISLERNYIHALCRVYVGICRQLGDLERARLFCYSLLKEDFPESEKLTLFIANMWHDIFISQSVINKAMQLVARQRAKGEVRNCLRAFLNWEKNAPVDVGFMVSKLLLTIQLCPKTEFQSSEKFGEDLSDNTWEYIFAIDLLCCHQKWIWTHDNIISKELWPVMDKWIKYRKGHANIAYTPDIIIASILRLIEGSPYSELTSLSAACSIALRHTTNKVRLITCTVAPQILEGTSCDFQVSLELNYLELEDSTAQKKV, from the exons GGAAAGTAAAGCTGCTTCTGAAGGAACTCTGGCTCTGTATAAACACAACACACAGACTACCTGGTGAAGGCAGCAGGTGTGTCCCAG AAAAACCCGCCAAAGAAAACCCCCCCGCACCCAGAGACTCCCGGGACGCTGGCGCACCCCCTCCGGCAGGAGGCGGTCCCCTCAGAGCCGCAGCCGTGCAGACGTGCCTGACGGAACTGTCCATGGAGATAGAGGGCGACTTCTCTGCCTGTAAGAGTGTGGGAACAGAGGGGCCCGGTGCCGCTGCTCACCGTCCCGAACGCGTGTCTCCCGAGGGCCGGAATCCTGAGGTCTCGCTGCACAGGAGTGAGCAGGACAGCGCTGACTTCTCTGATCGTGATCGCTTTTTTGATGAAGATCTCCAGGCTGCAGTCGACTTCTTCAGACTTCCCCCTCCTCTTTTGTCTCCGGTGCCGTCCCCGCCTCTGGTGTCCTTACCACACCTGAGCACGTTACCTTCTTCGCTCGCACCT GAAACCTACTTCGGAGAGTATACGGATTCCAGTGACGATGAGTCGTCCCAACCTAGAAATTCTGCCGCGTCTGTTTCAGAAGATGAGACGTCTGAATCACATTACTTTGGCTCATCCGGAAGAAGTGATGGAAGGAGGGATACGCGGGAGGAAAAGCTCACATCGCACgaagcctccagaactctgactGCGCTGGAAGTAAATGGAGTGACAGCGGTTGGGTTTGGGACAGTCACAGCGGCCCTGAGAGAGCCTTCAGCCACACGTGCTTTAGCTCACGAGCAACCCTGGGCAGTGTCCTCGGAAGCCACGAGTGACAGGGAAAGAGGCATTTTAGATGAGgcacagagactgagagagggtCGCGAGGCGGACAAGTCGGTGCAGACAGAGAACACGCTCGATGACACCGTAGGAATCGTGTGTGGGGGGACGTCTGGCCGCCAGGCCCAGGACGGGGCGGCGGCCCTCTGGGGGGCTGACGTGCATCACCCTCCCCTCGGCAGCAGACCATTCAGTGATCTCGTGGAATCTGAAGGAAAGACCCTGCTGTCTGAAATGATAGGATCGCCCAAACCACAGTTTACTGCGTGGACACTGACAAACGAAATCCCTTTTGAATCGGATCATGTATCCATTTCTGACCACTTTCAGGGAATGTGTAGAGTGTTGGGAAAAGACAGAGATGTTCGGAGGTTCATTTTAGGAACCTCGCCTGAACCAGCAGATGCAGGTCACACAGTGGGCACCACGGGGCTCGGTGTTGACGCCAGGCTTTCTTCCTCTCCTACCTCGGGGGCATCGTCTGTGTGCAGTGACTCCCAGCCTTGCTCTGATGCACACCTTCCTCCTGACTCTGCCCCCACTGAGCTGCAGCGCTCAGAACAGAAGCTACGAGCTGAGGCCTTCACCTTGCTGGACCTGCAGCCCGAGCCCCCAGAGTGTCCTGCCGGAGAGAACCATCTGGAAGATAGCTTGTATGCTTTGAGCGCCGAGTTGGGAGCATCACATTTTAATAACCTAAGTGGCAGTGAGGTCGAGGGCACAGACGTTGGGAAAGGCAGGCCCAGAGTCTGTTCACTTCCGCATTCGGAGTTCATAAAAGCTGCGAAAGAGGCTCAGTGTCGAAGTCAGGGTCCGAGAACTGAGCCCTCCCTGACCAGGGCGGATTCCACGCCGTTGGTGGAGTCTCAGTGCGGCTTGACCAAGAGTGGGTTTGGCTTCGTGAAAAGCCCTTCCTGGCACCAGAGTGACCTGTTAAGGAGAGGTAGTGAGGAAAGGCTGAGAGCTAAATCAGAACACGAACACAAGACTGACCATCAGTTACAAAAGGCAGTGCCAGCCTTAGAAAACAGGGGACCCGCGTCCAGGCCTGAACTCGCCAGAGAAAATAACCCCGCGGGGCTCAGGGCCGCTCCGTCACTGTTGCCTAACCAAGTTTCGGTGATCACCAAGCAGGCCAGACCCGAAACGGCACACGGGGCTAGGTCAGAGCACTGGGGGCCGCAGAGGACTGAGCCTGCCTTCGCGACGGCGTCTGGAGCGGGacgtggtggagagagagaggacccggCCTGGAATGTGCCGGGGGCGGCTGCTACGGGGGGGACCTCGCCACAAGTTTCTGCCTCAAGGAGAAAGTTAGATTTCAATTTTCCAAGCGGTTCTGTACCTGTAGAAAGTCCTCACTGTTCCACAAGTAGCAAACTGTCTTTCTCTTGTGAAAAGATCCCAGTCCCGAACCAGGATGTCCTGACGGGAGCCCCGGCACAGGAGGCAGTGCAGGAGCAAGGTCTGCTCCTCCGCGCCCCGAGTCTGGACTCGTCCGGGCTTCCTGTGGATGGACGCCTTCCGGCCATGCCGGCACCCGTGTCGAGAAGCTTTCCTGGTGCAGGAGCACCGTGTGGTGGCTCGGGCAGATCTGGCGGGGGGGCCCTGGCCGTGTCCGAGGACCCTGCTGGCGGGCGGCAGAGCCTGAGGGGGTCTCTGGAGCTGCCGTCGCCGACCCCAGGCGGCGCTTCTCCCGGAgacccaggcacctctgggaCGGCGCTCCCGTCGGCGGGTCTCGGGAAAGATGAAGAGACGCGCGGCGTCCCTCCGGGTGCCCTGGCCGCGGCCCCGTGTTGTTACACGGGCAtccgggaggcgggaggcggcgACACGGAGGTGGAAGAGAGCGAGGCACCCAGCTGCAGCGAGGGCGAGAGTGAGCCCGAGGCCGTGACGGGGGCCGCCCAGCACGGGGCCACCAGCGCCTCCGGGGAAGGTGGGGGAGCCCTGGGGGCCGGCGCGGCCGAGAGCAGGCCCTCCGTGGAGGTGGGGTGTCTGACCTCGGCCCTGCAGGACTTCAACATCAGTACTCTCTCAGAGATAGACGGACTTTCTACGTCCGAGGTCGTCATGTTTCTCGAAAGTTGTCAGTTAAGAGATTATAGTTCCGGGGACTCTGTTTCAGAATGTTCTAGCAAAGGAACCCTGAGTAAGGACATGAGCAAAGAGTTAAAGCCAGGTGAGCCATCAGGAGAAAAGTACAGGAAGCAGCTGTGTGAAGAAGAAGCGCTCGAGACCCCGGAAGAGTGGCTCGAGTCCGAGGAGGAGGACGGGCCCCTGCGGGGCACACGGCGGCTCTCTCGGCGCTCTCTGGAAACGCTGTCAGAGGTCCTCACCAAGATCGGACAGGAGCTTCAGGCCAGCTGCGAGGGCCCCGCCGGAGAGGATGCTGCCGATTTCGTGCTCTTCAACGTGCACGACGCCATGACTGCCGGGCCCGTCCGAGAGCACGGCCCACCTCGGGAAGCGGGGGACCCCTCGCCACTGCCCACGGGTTCGCCCCCTCCAGCAGCTGGCCTGGCCGGCGAGGGCGGCTCTCCGGGCAGCGGTCCCGCGGGGAACGGAAGCGCCCTCAGCGGACCCGAGGCAGCTTCCCACGTCACCAGCCCGAAccgtggtggggaggagggcctgTCAGAAGCGGCGGAGCCCTCAGCCCTGGACGCCGACTCGGGAGCGGGGCAGACGGCGGAGCGCGGTGCCGAAGGGGAGGCGGAAACGACATTCCAGTGCCAGATCTCTACAGTGACCTCCGAGGTCATCAATGTGCTGATCAACAAGGATCAGAATCTAGTCATTGAAAAGGGGGACCACTGGACCATCATCAACGGGGTGGCTCTCATGCCAAACGTGGACCAGGTTATACTGTGCGACACTCCCGAGGACATCGCTGTCTCCCCGGAGCCGGGAGGCCCGGGAGCCGGTTTCATCTCCGTCACTGCTGTGGACAAGTCTCCAGAGACCGGTCACCCTGGCCTTGCGTTTCCGGAGCCCCAGGGCGGCAGCCTCCCGGGTGCCCAGGAAGAAATCTCCAGCAGTAGTCAGAGCACCAACTTCGATAAAAGTCGCTTGCGCAACAGGCCGGTCAAACCTAGTGTGAGGCTTAGCTCCGAAATCTACGACCAGAACTTCGAGTCTCAGGTAGTTGCGTCCGATCACACGTATTTTAACTCAAAACTGGAGCCGTTTGGCAAGAATAAGAATCGATCCAAGGTGACCAACAAAGATCAGTCAAACAAGCCAGCAAAGACCTCGGCGTCAAGCAGAGTTGAAGCTAATCAGAGTGAAGGCTCCCAGTCATTTTtaggggaaagagagaacacaaaaacCCAGAGAAATCAAACTCAGACCATCCTAGCCAATGCGGACACGTCGACCCCCACGGACTGTTCTGACACCCTGAGTAAAATACGGCAGGAGGTGGGGCCCCCTCTGCCACCCTTGCTTGCTCCTTTGGTTGCCACCCCCCCACGGACTTCCCGGCCGGTGTCTCCTCTGATAGCCgcttccactccctcctcccccgcctctcCCATCGGCCCCATTTCTCCCTTGTGTGAAATCCCGGTGCCTCCTGCGATGTCTCCTTTGCCGGAAGAGCCCGGATGCCCCTCGCCCCCGCACACGTCCCCGTCCCCATCCACCGCAGCAGCCGGTGAGAGGATCCTGTCGTCTCCCCTGCAGTTCTGTGCTGCGACGCCAAAGCATGCCCTCCCTGTGCCGGGCCGCCTCCCCCCCTTTGCTTCCGCCCACGCGGCTGTGGCCGGACCCCAGGAGAATTCCGTCAAAATCCTTGACAGCATGTACCCGGAGTTGTCTGCCAGGGCCCGCACCCTCAACATCCTCAAAGGGAACATTCAGCTCGCCCGGGGCCCGCCTGCTGACTGTAAGAACTTAGCAGGGCCCGTCGGTGCCATCACAGGATTCAAAGCAATCACGTCAACATCAACAGCCTTTGTGAAAACGGGGGGCAGCTCTGGGACTGACTGCAGTCAGGATAAGTCCAAAGATACGGGGACTCACCAGGACTCAGGTGGGAAAAGGACATTGTCTGCATCTACGCTGAGGAGCGCTAAGAGACTGCGGCTGGACAGCGGGTCCCCAGAACCAGAACCCGGGAGCACTGCCGCAGAAGGAGTCCACAAGACCCTCCGGAGGAGCCTCCCTCAGGCTGAAGGCGTGGcgacagaggaggagagaagcgCTCTTCCGACCGTCAGTACAGCCTCACAGTTGCCTCCAAACCCGAAAGAAACCGTAGAGTCCCACGACAAAGCCATAGCTGACGCGCTGAAGAAGATTGCAGAGTCGTCTTTTGATCTCCTGCCTGTCATTCGGAGTCACGTGTACGTGGGAAATATCTCCAAAAAGCCCGTAATGAGAGATCAAGAGAAGGAAGTTGTTCACGAATTCAGCACAACCAAAAAG CATCTAGCAGAGTGCTTGCTTCACTCCATCCTCTCAGAACTGAAGATTCAGAAGATCTCCCTGGAGCGCAATTACATTCACGCCCTCTGCAGGGTGTACGTGGGCATATGCCGGCAACTGGGAGACTTGGAGCGAGCCCGCCTGTTTTGCTACAGTCTACTGAAGGAAG ATTTTCCGGAATCAGAAAAACTGACTTTGTTCATTGCAAACatgtggcatgatatatttatttCCCAGTCGGTGATTAATAAAGCAATGCAGCTGGTTGCCAGGCAGCGTGCGAAAGGAGAGGTTCGGAACTGTCTGAGAGCGTTCCTCAACTGGGAAAAG AATGCTCCTGTGGATGTGGGTTTCATGGTTTCTAAGCTGCTTTTGACCATACAGCTGTGTCCAAAAACAGAATTCCAGTCCAGTGAAAAATTTGGTGAGGATTTGAGTGATAACACTTGGGAGTACATATTTGCCATCGACCTGCTGTGTTGCCACCAGAAGTGGATTTGGACACACGACAACATTATAAG TAAAGAGCTGTGGCCTGTCATGGATAAGTGGATAAAATACCGAAAAGGACATGCAAACATTGCATATACTCCCGACATTATTATAGCATCAATTCTGAGGCTGATTG AAGGCTCTCCTTACTCGGAACTGACTTCTCTGTCTGCAGCATGTAGCATTGCCCTCCGACACACAACAAACAAGGTTCGTCTGATAACCTGCACTGTAGCCCCTCAGATCCTTGAAGGTACTTCCTGCGACTTTCAAGTATCTCTAGAGTTGAATTATTTAGAACTTGAAGACAGTACCGCTCAAAAGAAGGTTTGA